CATCTGTAACTCCACTAAAAAATAAAGCAACAATTGATATCCAAAAAATAGACGATAATCCGAATACAATAATACACATACCGAAACCAAAAATTGCAGCTAATAATTTCATTCCTGCATTTTTACTAATCGGAATATAAGCAGTTATTAACATTGTTAAAAAAGCTCCTATTGCTGGTGCAGCTCGTAAAGCTCCAAATCCTTCTGGTCCTACTTTTAAAATATCTTGAGCATAAATAGGCAATAAAGCTATCGCTCCACCAAATAATACAGAAATCATATCTAAGGTAATTGCTCCTAAAATGGCTTTTGTTTTAAATACAAAAGTGATTCCTTCTTGTAAGCTTTTCATTATTGGTTCGCCAATTTTCGGATTTAAAATAGGTTTTTTATCGATAAAAAAGACCATGAAAAATGAAAATAAAACCAAGCCAAAAACAATACAAAGCGACCAATGAACTCCTAACCATGAAATTGTAAACCCTGCAAAAGCAGGTCCTAAAACAGAAGCCATTTGCCAAGTAGAACTACTCCATGTGGCAGCATTTGGATATAATTTTTTAGGAACTATTAAAGCGATTAATGAAAATATTGTAGGTCCAAAAAAAGAACGCAATAATCCCCCAAAAAACACCAAAGCATAAATAGCATATAAAACAGTATTTGATTGCCAACCTTCAATAAAACTAGGAAGTGTTAAAAAAAACAAGCCTAAACTAATCAATGAAAAAACACCGATACAAAGTGCTAGTAAATTTCTTTTTTCTTTCTGATCAACAATATGACCAGCAAATAATGCCATCGATACCGCAGGAATTACTTCCATTAAACCAATAATACCTAATGATAAAGGGCTTTTAGTAATGCTATATACCTGCCATTCTATAATGATAAATTGCATAGACCAACCAAATACCAAAGCAAAACGAACTAAAAGAAATATATTAAATTCTTTAATTCTTAACGAAGCATACGGATCTTTTTTTTCCATTTTGTAACGTTAATTCAATTTTAAATCCATTAAAATTGAAAAAGTTTCATTCACATCTTCTTCTTTTACAACAATGGTCATTTCATTAGTTGTTGATATTATTTCTTGTACAGCTATATTTGCCCAAGCAAATTGCTTTAAAATAAAATAATATATACCTGATTGTTCAAGGTTACCTTTAGGAAGTTTTATAGTTATTGAAGCTAAATCATTTACATTATGAATTAATGTTTCTTTCTTAAATATTTCTTCTACAAAAGGTTGTAAGTTTTTACTAGTTACAATATTTGTTTCAAAAATTCCTTGAGAAACCGTTAAAAAATAATCATTACTATCCGCCGATTTACTTAATATCTTAGCAATTTCTCTTAGTAAAGAAGTTGTATTTTTAAAGGTAAAATCACACAAGTCTGAACGCACAATTACATCACCTAAATCAAGCGCTAGTTTTTTAATATTTTTACGAACTCTTAATTCATTCGCTGGCGATAACCTATTAATAGCCATCATAACTGCTCCTACCTTTATATCTTTTTTTAATAATTTAGATACTTCAGGTAATACGACTCTTGCTAAAGAAGATACATTTATTAATTTCTCATTTAAAGCCTCTTCAATAAAAGGTGTTTTTCTTATCGTTATTTCAACAGCTTCTTG
The Tenacibaculum pacificus DNA segment above includes these coding regions:
- a CDS encoding MFS transporter yields the protein MEKKDPYASLRIKEFNIFLLVRFALVFGWSMQFIIIEWQVYSITKSPLSLGIIGLMEVIPAVSMALFAGHIVDQKEKRNLLALCIGVFSLISLGLFFLTLPSFIEGWQSNTVLYAIYALVFFGGLLRSFFGPTIFSLIALIVPKKLYPNAATWSSSTWQMASVLGPAFAGFTISWLGVHWSLCIVFGLVLFSFFMVFFIDKKPILNPKIGEPIMKSLQEGITFVFKTKAILGAITLDMISVLFGGAIALLPIYAQDILKVGPEGFGALRAAPAIGAFLTMLITAYIPISKNAGMKLLAAIFGFGMCIIVFGLSSIFWISIVALFFSGVTDGVSMVIRQTILQLKTPDHMRGRVASVNSMFVGSSNELGAFESGVTAKLMGTVTAVVFGGTMTLITVITTGIINPTLRKLDLTKDLEAHVKKSSNTIKKTV